The Chloroflexota bacterium genomic sequence CGGTTGGCAGGATGCCAAACGGCGTCGCGTAGTTCTGTCTTGTCAACGTAAGTGGCGAGAAATCCCCCATGTGGTCGGTGCCGAAGATCACGGCCACGTCGGCCTGGCGCACGGCCTCTGCCGCTGCAGCCCAAACCCTGCCGTACACTCCGCCCCCGCGCATGTAGTCTATGTGCGGCGACACAAGCCCACGGGCGCTCGGAAACCGAGGCACATCGCCCGCGCCGTCCAGATAGCCCTGCAGGGTCTTCGCGAGCAGCCCCGGATCGCCCGGGTACCCGCTCCCCGCTGACGCCAGCGCCCGGAACGGCGCCGAGCGGAACTCGCGCACGGCGGCCGCCAGCGCCTCCGCCGAGCGTTCGTTCTCCAGGAGCAGGGCCTCATCCAGTTGCCGCAAGATGCCCGCTAGGACCTCGGGCGACAAGCGCACCCCCGCGCGAATCTCCAGCGCCGCGCGCAACGCGCTTTCGTCCCTCGTGCCGTCGCACAGCGCCAACAGCGGCGCGAGAGGCTGCGGGACCGCCAGCACCTTGCCGCTCAGCGCGAGCGGGTCGCGCAGCACAAGCACCGGCCGCCCGTCCTGCTGCGCCCACTGCGGTTGGATAGGACGCAACTTGGGTCGCATCATCCGTCCCCCACATTCATCGGGCGTGGACATAAGCAAAAGCCCCGACTGTGCGGGGCTTTCTGGTAGCGCATGGGGGATTCGAACCCCCGATCTCCTCCTTGAGAGGGAGGTGTCCTAGGCCACTAGACGAATGCGCCACACATGGCCATTCTATGGGGAAGGCCCCTTTCTGTCAAATTGACCCGCCGAACGGCCTCGGTTGCCCGATCCCATGCAACCGAGTCTGCCGCCCATCAGGCTAGCGGCGCGGCTCCCGCTACAGCGCTGCGCCGCAATTGGAGCAGAACTTCTGCCCTTTCTGAGCCGGACTCCCGCACTGTGGGCACCGCACTTCGGCCTCATTGCCCTGAGTGGCTACAGGCGGCTTGGGCTCTGCGACATTCAGATACGTGGCCGTCGCCGCAGACATGAGGAATACCACCGGGAACGCTGCCACAATCGCCACCAGCCCCGCGATACCAATCGCGTAAATGAGTTGGGCAAGGTACATGGTGAAGGGCAGGCTGGCGGCACGGTACGGCGTCCAGCCCATGCCGTAGGGCGACATGTAGCCGCCCATTCTTGGCCAGATGCCAAAGAGCCGTCCGATTCGCGAGCCCGCCCCGATCATCGTGGCCACTGCCGTGAGGGCCGCCCCGCCATAGCCCAGCCCGAAGATGATCCACGACGCAAACCCGACGGCGATAATCGCAATCGCAATGTACGCCGCCACCTGCCCAGGCGACCGCCTAACCAGGCCCACCACCCGCTGGATTGTGCCGACAACGCCGGTTCCCTCGGCCGCGATGGTGGGATAGATGAGCCACGACCCGACGGTGATCACCAGCAGGACAAACGCATTGAGAACGGTCAGGGGTAGGAATGCCGCCGAGGCGATGAGTTCCCCCAGGTACGGAATACGCCCCAACAGCAGTACAATGACCTCCACGAGGAAAACCCCCAGCACCGCGAAGGCGAGCACCAGGCCTGTGAACATCAGGCTCACCAGATGGCCCAGCGCGTAACCGAGCGCATCCCGCCACGACCCGGGGTTACCTTGCGTGAGGTGAAGGTAACTCAAGCGGGTAACCGCGCCGTACACCAGGGATATCCCGACCCACATCACAAGGGCCGCCAATAGGGTAAAGAGCACCAGCCCTGCATCCCCAGTGCGGCTCCCCAGGAAGGACAGAAATGCAGCCACCCCCAGCGTCGCCGCCAGCCCCACAACTGCGACCCCCAGTTTTCGCACGTCCAGAGAAACGTCAATGGCCTTGAGAATTAGCGCGAAACCCCTGTCTTGCACCGTTGTACCTCCTTGTTCACAATACACTACACGGCCTTTCCGCAACTCCGGCGGTAGCGTAGCAGCAACACCCACGCTTGTCAAACCTGAACCTCGCTCAGGGCAGAGGTGTGCGGCGATCGGGCAAGCGCCGAGAAAGCCCATACCGACGTCGTAAAGCCCTAGTAGATATTCAGGTACCGCTCCAATTCCCACGGATGAACGCACGTGCGGTACTCATCCCATTCTTGCGTCTTGGCCTCCACGAACTTCTCATACACATGCGTGCCCAGCGCGCTCCGGACAATCTCATCGCGCTGGAGTTCCTGCAGAGCCTCCCACAATGAGCCGGGCAGGGTCTTGTGCTTCTGTCGCTTCTCGGCGGGCAAATGGTACAGGTCTTCCTCTGCCGGATCGGGCGGTTCCAACTTGCGCCGAATGCCATCCAGCCCCGCCGCCAGCATCACCGCAAACGCCAGATAGGGATTGCAGGACGGGTCGGGGCAGCGCAGTTCCACTCGCGTCTGTTCTACCTTGGCCGGGCTCACCTGCGGCACGCGCAGAAGCGCCGAGCGGTTGATGCGCGCCCAACTGATATAGACGGGGGCTTCGTACCCGGGAACAAGCCGCTTGTACGAATTGACCAGCGGCGAAAGCACCGCGCTCATGCCCCGGGCGTGCGCCATCTGCCCCGCGATGAAGTGCCGCGCAATAGCCGACAGCCCGTAGCGGTCGCTCGGGTCGGCAAACGCATTCCTGCCGGAATCCAGGTAGGCCAGGCTCTGGTGCACGTGCATCCCCGAACCGTTGATGCCGGCGATGGGCTTGGGCATGAACGTGGCGTGCAGGCCAAAAGCCCCCGCGACCGCTTTGAGCGCGTACTTGAACGTTACCGCGTTGTCGGCAGCATGGAGCGCGTCGGTGTATTCAAAGTCAATCTCGTGCTGGCCAGGCGCGCACTCGTGATGGCTCGTCTCCACGCGGATTCCGAAGGCGTTCAGCGCGTTCACCATATATTTGCGCACTTCCACAGCCCTGTCCGTGGACTGGTCAAAGTAGCCGCCCTGATCGTGCAGCGATGGCGTCCCGTATCCGTTCTGATCCTTGTGGAACAGGAAGAACTCCAGTTCTGGCCCCGTGTTGTACACAAACCCCATCCGAGCGGCCTCGTTCATCATGCGGCGAAGCACCTGGCGGGGATCGCCGGCAAACGGCTCGCCGTGGGGCGTGAACACATCGCACAGCAGCCGCGCCGTCCGCACCTCATCGCCACTTTCCCACGGCACCAGGGCGAAGGTGGAAGGGTCAGGCACCAGGTACATGTCGCTCTCGGCGATGCGGGCGAAACCGGCAATGGATGACCCATCAAACCAGATCCCATGGGCCATCGCCCCCTCTAACTGATCCACGGGTATCGTAACGCCTTTGACGATGCCCACCACATCGGTGAATTGCAGATGCACGAACCGCACGTGGGCCTCTTCTGCTTGCTGGAGCACCTCCTCGCGTGTAGGCTGATTCATCCTGGGTTTCCCAGTGTCCGTCATCTCCCCACCTCCTTTTTGGGATTGGGCGAACAGCCTTCGGGACAAACAAAAACCCGCCAACCAAAGGCTGCGGGCCACACTGCCCATGAACGTTTTTCGCCTCGCTCATGGGAGTCCATGTTACCACCAACCGCCCCGAAAAGCAAATTCACCCCAGGCCTACGGAACAGAATCCTGTGCATTTTCCCACGACCCTGTGAAAGGCGCCACAATTATAAGTTATCTTTATCACATCTTGACATTTCAATAATATTGTGATATAATCACGGACGACTAACGTACACATCCTACACTGCACCGCTCAGTGCAACCATCGGGAGGTCTAGCCATGATCACGAAGGGAACCGACGGCTTGATGCTGGCCCGCAATCGCATCCGCAAACTCCTGCACGAAAGGGGCAAGCCCGACGCCCTGGTGTGCCAACTGGCGCGCGAAATCACCTGCTGCGACGAGGGTCTCACGGTGAGCGAACTGTTCGCGCCCGAAGAGGCCGCGCAGATCGTTTCCCAATGCGAACTGCTCTGCCCCGTGCCCGACTCGCAGCGGCGACAGGCCTCCGCCTGACGGCGCGGCGCGGTTCCTCGGAGGCCGCCTGCGCGCACATCGCCCGCCGTCCGCACATTCCAAGGCCGCCCTGTGCTGCAAACCGCCTAGCCTTCGGGCTGCTCGCGCGGTTTGTTGTCTGCCCTCTCGTCGTGTATAATCCCCTTGTGAAAGTCCTCACCGCTTGAGAGTTTCGGTGGGAGATTCCTAATCCTCGCAAAAATGACGGACGTGCTGCCGCGATGAACGTACAAGTCTTGCATGAGGCCAACAGTTTTGAGCAACTGCAGCCGGAGTGGAACGCTCTCCTACAGCGCAGTCCTCTGCGCACGGCGTTTCTCACCTGGGAATGGCAGGCTACGTGGTGGAAGCACCTGGGAGAAGGCGAACTTCACCTCCTCACCCTGCGAACAGACGACGGCGCCCTGGTCGGCATCGCGCCCCTCTGTCGGGTAACCAGCCAAACCGGACGGCACACCTTTCGGTGGGTGGGTTGCGTGGACGTCTCCGACTACCTGGACGTGATCGTCGCGCCCGGACACGAGACAGCCCTATACGCCGCTATCCTGGACTACCTGACCGGAACCGGCGCCCCGGCCTGGCATTATGTAGACCTCTGCAACATCCGAGAGGCATCTCCCACCTACGAATCCATCGCCCGCCTGGCCCGGGAACGCGGCCTCTACGCCCGCACCAGCGTGCAGGAAATCTGTCCGGTGATTCCCTTGCCCGCCACTTGGGAAGACTACCTGAACACCCTTGACAAAAAGCAGCGCCACGAGATTCGCCGCAAAATCCGCCGCATTGAATCCGCCGCCGAGACCCGCTGGCACATTGCCGATGACCCGGCCACGCTGGACGACGACGTTGACGAATTCATCCGCCTCCATCGCAAGAGCAACCCCGAGAAAGATGCCTTCATGGACCAGTCAATGGTGGCATTCTTCCGAGACGTGTGCCGCGTCTTTTTCCGTTGCGGTTGGCTCAGCCTGGCGTTCATCTCGGTCAACGGCAATCGCGCTGCCAGCATGTTGAACTTTGACTACGACAACCGAATCTTGGTGTACAACTCTGGCTACGACCCCGAACAATATGCGGCGTTCAGCCCAGGCATCGTCCTGCTCGCCTACTGCATCCGCCACGCCATTGAGACCCACAAAGAGCAGTTTGACTTCCTCCGCGGCGACGAAGAGTACAAGTTCCGCTTCGGGGCCATACGCACCACCATCCATAACGTGCTCATCAGCCCAGAACCCCTGGAGCCGTAGCGAGGAGTCGCCCGCCATGTCCCTCCGCGTCGCCATGATCAGCGTCCACACCTCCCCGCTGGCCACCCTCGGCGGGAAGGAAGCTGGGGGCATGAACGTGTACGTGCGCGACCTGTCGCGCGAACTCGCCCTGCGCGGGATGGCCGTGGACGTGTTCACCCGCCAGCAATCGCCGGACGTCTCCAGGGTGCGCGAGTTCGCGCCCAACGCTCGCGTCATCCACCTCCCCGCCGGCCCCCCGGCCCCTTACGACAAGCACAAACTCTTCCAGCACCTGCCCGAGTTCACCCAGGCCCTGGCCCGCTTTGCGGAACAAGAACGAATCTCCTACAGTCTCCTACACAGCCACTACTGGCTTTCGGGATGGGTGGCGCATGAACTTCGGCGGCAGTGGCCCATTCCCCTCGTCCACATGTTCCACACGCTGGGGCACATGAAGAACGCCGTCGCGGCCGCACCCGAGGAGATGGAAACCGACCTGCGCATCCAGACGGAGGGCCAGATCATGCACTGGGCCGACTGTCTGGTGGCCGCCAGCCCGCTGGAGAAGGCGCAAATGGCCTGGCTCTACGGCGCAGCCCCCGCCAAGATTCGCGTCATCCCTGCGGGCGTGGACACCGAACGATTCCACCCGATTCCCGTGGAAGTCGCCAAGGCCCACATCGGTATCCCGCAAGAGCGGAAACTCATCCTGTTCGTGGGGCGCATTGAGCCGCTCAAGGGCATAGAAACCCTGTTCCGCGCGATTGCCATCCTGGCGAAGGAAACGCCCTGCTTCTGCGAGAACATCTGCGTCTCCATCATCGGCGGCGAGGGCGAAGGCACCGAGGCCACCCGCTCGGCGGAAGAGGAACGCCTCCGCGAGTTGCGCGAGCAACTGGAACTGCGGGACCTGGTTACCTTCCTTGGGTCAAAGGACCAGGATGCGTTGCCCTACTACTATTCGGCCGCCTACGTTGTCGTCGTGCCTTCTTACTACGAGTCCTTTGGCATGGTGGCAGTGGAAGCCATGGCGTGCGGCGTGCCGGTGATCGCGTCCAAAGCCGGCGGCCTCATGTACACCATCCAGGACGGCCTCACCGGACTCCTGTTCCCGTCCAACTCGCCAGCCGCTCTCGCCGAGAAACTCTGCATGCTGCTAGACGAGCCCGAACTGCGCGACAAAATGGGAGAAAACGCGCGCCAGTGGGCGCAACGCTTCGCATGGCCCAACATCGCCGACCAAATCGTGGCCCTGTACGGCGAACTCCTCAGTCGCCAGGCCGCGACCCTGACCGCCACCCGGGGTATGTAGGGATTCAGCAGCGCGGCTACCCCTAGCCGCCAGGGGAGCCAGGCAGGTATGGGAACTTGACCTACGGATTGGGGTTCAGCCCCGCGTGATACCTCGTCAAGCGAATGGGCAACAGCCGTGGGCTAGACCGCGCGCGCCTTCAGCGCCCAGGCCGCAACCCCAATGAGCACCAGCCCGCCCACCAGGAGGAACGGACCCAGCCATCCGCGTTCTTCCAGCACCCCGACTGTCCCCACTGCAGGCGTGGGTGTTGGCCTCAAAGTCGCGGGTGGAGTGGGCGCCACATAGGTCGGCGTCGGAAGGGGTTCCAGCACACCCAGCGACGCGGACGCGCGTCGCACCACGACCGCCTCTGCCGTGGGAAGGCCCGCCTGCTCCGAAAGCCACAGCGGGGTGCGCCGGTACATCAGCCTCACCTCAATCTCCACGCGCCCGCGCACATCTGTCGGCACGACGAACACGAACCGCTCCTGCACCGGGCGGTCGGGGAACAGGCGATGATCCACGAAGAGGCTCGCCGCGTCCAACGAGGACACGCGCGGTTGGTTGTTGCCCTTGCTGTCCGCATACACGACGCCATAGGGCAGCGCCTCCGTGAACAGCGCCTCGCCGCCGGCCGTCGCGGTCATTTCCAGCCACATTTCGTATCCTTCGGGTTTGCCCGTCGGAAGCGCATGGCCCGCGCCCGTGTTCTCCAGTCGCACGTCAATAATGAGAGGACTGCCCGCCCGCGCCGCCTTTGGCCATCGGACTTGAAGGTCAATCGCACGGCCAAGGGCATCGCCCTTGGCGGCGGCGTCCACCGCGCCCGCGCCGAAGGCATGATCCGACAATGTGCCCGCCATGTGGCACACCTGGCACGTTTTCCCGCCGTGAGCATCCGCGCTGTTGAGCCATTCCGTGTACGTGCTCTGGAGCGCCACGCCAGTGGTGGGATGGTACTGCTCATGGCACGCCGCGCAAAACAACGAATCGGAGAAAAGGGGACTCGCCGACGTAGGGTGAGGAGCCTGGCCTGCCCTCGCGCTCCGCATGACGCCGTCCACGGCC encodes the following:
- the amrB gene encoding AmmeMemoRadiSam system protein B; this translates as MMRPKLRPIQPQWAQQDGRPVLVLRDPLALSGKVLAVPQPLAPLLALCDGTRDESALRAALEIRAGVRLSPEVLAGILRQLDEALLLENERSAEALAAAVREFRSAPFRALASAGSGYPGDPGLLAKTLQGYLDGAGDVPRFPSARGLVSPHIDYMRGGGVYGRVWAAAAEAVRQADVAVIFGTDHMGDFSPLTLTRQNYATPFGILPTDKDVVEAVAAAIGEDAAFRDEIHHRNEHSVELAAIWLHYVRGGTPCALVPVLSGSFERFVTGHEMARDDEIIAKGIAALRSALVGRRSVVIAAADLAHTGPAFGDTLPAGFVDRAMGKKADRLLMERVCAGDADGFLSLIREEGDRRHICGLPPIYLATRLLEPVTGYAVAYDQAPADPQGASFVSFCGIVWE
- a CDS encoding zinc ribbon domain-containing protein, with the protein product MQDRGFALILKAIDVSLDVRKLGVAVVGLAATLGVAAFLSFLGSRTGDAGLVLFTLLAALVMWVGISLVYGAVTRLSYLHLTQGNPGSWRDALGYALGHLVSLMFTGLVLAFAVLGVFLVEVIVLLLGRIPYLGELIASAAFLPLTVLNAFVLLVITVGSWLIYPTIAAEGTGVVGTIQRVVGLVRRSPGQVAAYIAIAIIAVGFASWIIFGLGYGGAALTAVATMIGAGSRIGRLFGIWPRMGGYMSPYGMGWTPYRAASLPFTMYLAQLIYAIGIAGLVAIVAAFPVVFLMSAATATYLNVAEPKPPVATQGNEAEVRCPQCGSPAQKGQKFCSNCGAAL
- a CDS encoding glutamine synthetase yields the protein MNQPTREEVLQQAEEAHVRFVHLQFTDVVGIVKGVTIPVDQLEGAMAHGIWFDGSSIAGFARIAESDMYLVPDPSTFALVPWESGDEVRTARLLCDVFTPHGEPFAGDPRQVLRRMMNEAARMGFVYNTGPELEFFLFHKDQNGYGTPSLHDQGGYFDQSTDRAVEVRKYMVNALNAFGIRVETSHHECAPGQHEIDFEYTDALHAADNAVTFKYALKAVAGAFGLHATFMPKPIAGINGSGMHVHQSLAYLDSGRNAFADPSDRYGLSAIARHFIAGQMAHARGMSAVLSPLVNSYKRLVPGYEAPVYISWARINRSALLRVPQVSPAKVEQTRVELRCPDPSCNPYLAFAVMLAAGLDGIRRKLEPPDPAEEDLYHLPAEKRQKHKTLPGSLWEALQELQRDEIVRSALGTHVYEKFVEAKTQEWDEYRTCVHPWELERYLNIY
- a CDS encoding GNAT family N-acetyltransferase; the encoded protein is MNVQVLHEANSFEQLQPEWNALLQRSPLRTAFLTWEWQATWWKHLGEGELHLLTLRTDDGALVGIAPLCRVTSQTGRHTFRWVGCVDVSDYLDVIVAPGHETALYAAILDYLTGTGAPAWHYVDLCNIREASPTYESIARLARERGLYARTSVQEICPVIPLPATWEDYLNTLDKKQRHEIRRKIRRIESAAETRWHIADDPATLDDDVDEFIRLHRKSNPEKDAFMDQSMVAFFRDVCRVFFRCGWLSLAFISVNGNRAASMLNFDYDNRILVYNSGYDPEQYAAFSPGIVLLAYCIRHAIETHKEQFDFLRGDEEYKFRFGAIRTTIHNVLISPEPLEP
- a CDS encoding glycosyltransferase; translation: MSLRVAMISVHTSPLATLGGKEAGGMNVYVRDLSRELALRGMAVDVFTRQQSPDVSRVREFAPNARVIHLPAGPPAPYDKHKLFQHLPEFTQALARFAEQERISYSLLHSHYWLSGWVAHELRRQWPIPLVHMFHTLGHMKNAVAAAPEEMETDLRIQTEGQIMHWADCLVAASPLEKAQMAWLYGAAPAKIRVIPAGVDTERFHPIPVEVAKAHIGIPQERKLILFVGRIEPLKGIETLFRAIAILAKETPCFCENICVSIIGGEGEGTEATRSAEEERLRELREQLELRDLVTFLGSKDQDALPYYYSAAYVVVVPSYYESFGMVAVEAMACGVPVIASKAGGLMYTIQDGLTGLLFPSNSPAALAEKLCMLLDEPELRDKMGENARQWAQRFAWPNIADQIVALYGELLSRQAATLTATRGM